A single genomic interval of Apteryx mantelli isolate bAptMan1 chromosome 19, bAptMan1.hap1, whole genome shotgun sequence harbors:
- the LOC106496863 gene encoding myosin heavy chain, skeletal muscle, adult-like: protein MASADAEMAVFGEAAPYLRKSEKERIEAQNKPFDAKSSVFVTHPKESFVKGTIQSREGGKVTVKTEAGETLTVKEDQVFSMNPPKYDKIEDMAMMTHLHEPAVLYNLKERYAAWMIYTYSGLFCVTVNPYKWLPVYNPEVVLAYRGKKRQEAPPHIFSISDNAYQFMLTDRENQSILITGESGAGKTVNTKRVIQYFATIAASGDKKKEEQPQQGGKMQGTLEDQIISANPLLEAFGNAKTVRNDNSSRFGKFIRIHFGATGKLASADIETYLLEKSRVTFQLKAERSYHIFYQIMSNKKPELIDMLLITTNPYDYHFVSQGEITVPSIDDQEELMATDSAIDILGFTADEKTAIYKLTGAVMHYGNLKFKQKQREEQAEPDGTEVADKAAYLMGLNSADLLKALCYPRVKVGNEYVTKGQTVQQVQNSVGALAKAVYEKMFLWMVVRINQQLDTKQPRQYFIGVLDIAGFEIFDFNSFEQLCINFTNEKLQQFFNHHMFVLEQEEYKKEGIEWTFIDFGMDLAACIELIEKPMGIFSILEEECMFPKATDTSFKNKLYDQHLGKSSNFQKPKPAKGKAEAHFSLVHYAGTVDYNISGWLEKNKDPLNETVIGLYQKSSVKTLALLFATYGGAEAEAGGGKKGGKKKGSSFQTVSALFRENLNKLMTNLRSTHPHFVRCIIPNETKTPGAMEHELVLHQLRCNGVLEGIRICRKGFPSRVLYADFKQRYKVLNASAIPEGQFIDSKKASEKLLGSIDVDHTQYKFGHTKVFFKAGLLGLLEEMRDEKLAQLITRTQARCRGFLMRVEYQRMVERRESIFCIQYNVRAFMNVKHWPWMKLFFKIKPLLKSAESEKEMANMKEEFEKTKEELAKSEAKRKELEEKMVKLVQEKNDLQLQVQAEADSLADAEERCDQLIKTKIQLEAKVKEVTERAEDEEEINAELTAKKRKLEDECSELKKDIDDLELTLAKVEKEKHATENKVKNLTEEMAALDETIVKLTKEKKALQEAHQQTLDDLQAEEDKVNTLTKAKTKLEQQVDDLEGSLEQEKKLRMDLERAKRKLEGDLKLAHDTIMDLENDKQQLDEKLKKKDFEISQIQSKIEDEQALGMQLQKKIKELQARIEELEEEIEAERTSRAKAEKHRADLSRELEEISERLEEAGGATAAQIDMNKKREAEFQKMRRDLEEATLQHEATAAALRKKHADSTAELGEQIDNLQRVKQKLEKEKSELKMEIDDLASNMESISKAKANLEKMCRTLEDQLSEIKSKEEQNQRMINDLNTQRARLQTEAGEYSRQVEEKDALISQLSRGKQAFTQQIEELKRHLEEEIKAKNALAHALQSARHDCDLLREQYEEEQEAKGELQRALSKANSEVAQWRTKYETDAIQRTEELEEAKKKLAQRLQEAEEHVEAVNAKCASLEKTKQRLQNEVEDLMIDVERSNAACAALDKKQKNFDKILAEWKQKYEETQAELEASQKESRSLSTELFKMKNAYEESLDHLETLKRENKNLQQEIADLTEQIAEGGKAIHELEKVKKQIEQEKSEIQAALEEAEASLEHEEGKILRLQLELNQVKSEIDRKIAEKDEEIDQLKRNHLRVVESLQSSLDAEIRSRNEALRLKKKMEGDLNEMEIQLSHANRVAAEAQKNLRNTQAVLKDTQIHLDDALRTQEDLKEQVAMVERRANLLQAEIEELRAALEQTERSRKVAEQELLDATERVQLLHTQNTSLINTKKKLETDISQIQSEMEDTIQEARNAEEKAKKAITDAAMMAEELKKEQDTSAHLERMKKNLDQTVKDLQLRLDEAEQLALKGGKKQIQKLEARVRELEGEVDAEQKRSAEAVKGVRKYERRVKELTYQSEEDRKNILRLQDLVDKLQMKVKSYKRQSEEAEELSNVNLSKFRKIQHELEEAEERADIAESQVNKLRAKSREFHRKIEEEE, encoded by the exons ATGGCCTCTGCAGATGCTGAGATGGCTGTCTTTGGGGAGGCAGCTCCCTACCTCCGAAAGTCAGAAAAGGAGAGAATCGAGGCTCAGAACAAGCCTTTTGATGCCAAATCATCAGTCTTTGTGACTCATCCTAAGgaatcctttgtgaaagggacaatccagagcagggaaggagggaaggtcaCTGTCAAGACTGAAGCAGGAGAA ACTCTGACTGTGAAGGAAGATCAAGTCTTCTCCATGAACCCTCCCAAGTATGACAAAATCGAGGACATGGCCATGATGACCCACCTCCATGAACCCGCTGTGCTGTATAACCTCAAAGAGCGTTATGCAGCCTGGATGATCTAT ACCTACTCGGGTCTCTTCTGTGTCACTGTCAACCCCTACAAGTGGCTGCCGGTGTACAACCCGGAGGTGGTGTTGGCCTACCGAGGCAAAAAGCGCCAGGAGGCCCCTCCCCACATCTTCTCCATTTCTGACAATGCCTATCAGTTCATGTTAACTG ATCGCGAGAATCAGTCAATCCTAATCAC cGGAGAATCCGGTGCAGGGAAGACTGTGAACACAAAGCGTGTCATCCAGTACTTTGCAACAATTGCAGCTAGCGGGGATAAGAAGAaggaggagcagccacagcagggAGGCAAAATGCAG GGAACGCTTGAGGATCAAATCATCAGCGCCAACCCCCTGCTGGAGGCCTTTGGAAATGCCAAGACCGTGAGGAATGACAACTCCTCACGCTTT GGCAAATTCATCAGAATCCACTTTGGGGCCACAGGGAAACTGGCTTCTGCTGACATTGAAACAT ATCTGCTGGAGAAGTCCAGAGTCACTTTCCAGCTCAAGGCGGAAAGAAGCTACCACATATTTTATCAGATCATGTCCAACAAGAAGCCAGAGCTAATTG ACATGCTCCTCATTACCACCAACCCATATGACTACCACTTTGTGAGTCAAGGTGAGATCACTGTTCCCAGCATTGATGACCAGGAGGAGTTGATGGCTACAGAT AGTGCCATTGACATCCTGGGCTTCACTGCTGATGAAAAGACGGCCATTTACAAGCTGACGGGGGCTGTCATGCACTATGGGAACTTGAAGTTCAAGCAGAAACAACGAGAGGAGCAGGCGGAGCCTGATGGCACAGAAG TTGCTGACAAGGCTGCCTATCTGATGGGTCTAAACTCGGCTGATCTGCTCAAAGCCCTATGTTATCCCCGAGTCAAGGTTGGGAATGAATATGTGACCAAGGGTCAAACTGTGCAACAA GTTCAGAATTCAGTGGGTGCGCTAGCAAAGGCTGTCTATGAGAAGATGTTcttgtggatggttgttcgcatCAACCAACAGCTGGATACCAAACAACCCAGACAGTACTTCATTGGTGTTCTGGACATTGCTGGCTTTGAGATCTTTGAT TTCAATAGCTTCGAGCAGCTCTGCATCAACTTCACAAATGAGAAACTGCAACAGTTCTTCAACCACCACATGTTTGTGCTGGAGCAGGAGGAGTACAAGAAAGAGGGAATTGAATGGACATTCATTGACTTTGGGATGGACCTGGCTGCCTGCATTGAGCTTATTGAGAAG CCCATGGGCATCTTCTCCATCCTAGAAGAGGAGTGCATGTTCCCCAAGGCAACTGACACCTCTTTCAAGAACAAGCTCTATGACCAGCATCTGGGCAAGTCCAGCAACTTCCAGAAGCCCAAGCCTGCCAAAGGCAAGGCTGAGGCCCACTTCTCCCTGGTGCACTATGCTGGCACGGTGGACTACAACATCTCTGGTTGGCTTGAGAAGAACAAGGACCCGCTGAATGAAACTGTCATTGGGCTGTACCAGAAATCATCCGTGAAGACACTGGCCTTACTCTTTGCCACTTACGGTGGAGCAGAAGCAG AGGCTGGTGGTGGCAAAAAGGGTGGCAAGAAGAAGGGTTCTTCTTTCCAGACTGTCTCAGCTCTTTTCCGG GAGAATTTAAACAAGCTGATGACCAACCTACGGAGCACTCACCCCCATTTTGTCCGTTGCATCATcccaaatgaaacaaaaacaccTG GTGCTATGGAGCATGAACTGGTGCTGCACCAGCTGCGGTGCAATGGAGTGCTGGAAGGGATCAGAATCTGCAGGAAAGGATTCCCCAGCAGAGTCCTCTACGCAGACTTTAAACAGAG GTACAAGGTGCTTAATGCAAGTGCTATCCCAGAGGGACAGTTCATTGACAGCAAGAAGGCTTCTGAGAAGCTCCTTGGCTCCATTGACGTGGACCACACCCAGTACAAATTTGGTCACACCAAG GTGTTCTTCAAAGCTGGGCTGCTGGGACTCCTGGAGGAGATGAGAGATGAGAAGCTGGCACAGCTCATCACTCGCACACAGGCCAGGTGCAGGGGCTTCCTGATGAGAGTGGAGTACCAGAGAATGGTGGAGAGGAG GGAGTCCATCTTCTGCATCCAGTACAATGTTCGTGCATTCATGAACGTCAAGCACTGGCCCTGGATGAAGCTGTTCTTCAAAATCAAGCCCTTGCTGAAGAGTGCAGAATCCGAGAAGGAGATGGCCAACATGAAGGAAGAGTTTGAGAAAACCAAGGAGGAGCTAGCAAAGTCTGAGGCAAAGAGGAAGGAGCTGGAGGAGAAAATGGTGAAGCTGGTGCAAGAGAAAAATGACCTGCAGCTCCAAGTGCAAGCT GAAGCAGATAGCTTGGCTGATGCTGAGGAAAGATGTGATCAGCTGATCAAAACCAAAATCCAGCTGGAAGCCAAAGTTAAGGAAGTGACTGAAAGGGcggaggacgaggaggagatcAATGCTGAACTCACAGCCAAGAAGAGGAAACTGGAGGACGAATGCTCAGAACTGAAGAAAGATATTGATGATCTGGAATTAACACTGGCCAAAGTCGAGAAGGAAAAACATGCCACTGAAAACAAG GTGAAAAACCTCACTGAGGAGATGGCAGCCCTGGATGAAACCATCGTAAAGctgacaaaagagaagaaagcccTCCAAGAGGCCCACCAGCAGACACTGGATGACCTGCAGGCAGAAGAGGACAAAGTCAATACGCTGACCAAAGCTAAAACCAAGCTGGAGCAGCAAGTGGACGAT CTTGAAGGGTCCCTGGAGCAAGAGAAGAAACTGCGTATGGACCTTGAGAGAGCCAAGAGGAAACTTGAGGGTGACCTGAAGCTGGCTCATGATACCATAATGGATTTGGAAAatgataagcagcagctggatgaGAAACTGAAGAA GAAAGACTTTGAAATCAGCCAGATCCAGAGCAAGATCGAGGATGAGCAAGCCCTGGGCATGCAATTACAGAAGAAGATCAAGGAGCTGCAG GCCCGTATTGAGGAACTGGAGGAGGAAATCGAGGCCGAGCGGACCTCTCGGGCCAAAGCAGAGAAGCATCGGGCTGACCTCTCCAGGGAGCTAGAGGAGATCAGTGAGCGCCTGGAAGAAGCAGGGGGAGCTACGGCAGCTCAGATCGATATGAACAAGAAGCGTGAGGCAGAATTTCAGAAGATGCGCCGGGACCTCGAGGAGGCCACTCTGCAGCATGAAGCCACAGCTGCCGCCCTGCGGAAGAAGCATGCGGACAGCACGGCTGAGCTTGGGGAGCAAATCGACAACCTTCAGCGCGTCAAGCAGAagctggagaaggagaagagtgAGCTGAAGATGGAGATTGACGACTTGGCCAGTAACATGGAGTCCATCTCCAAAGCCAAG GCAAATCTGGAGAAGATGTGCCGCACTCTGGAAGACCAGCTGAGTGAGATCAAGTCAAAGGAGGAGCAGAATCAGCGCATGATCAATGACCTCAATACACAAAGAGCTCGTCTGCAGACAGAAGCAG GTGAATATTCACGTCAGGTGGAAGAAAAAGATGCCTTGATATCCCAGTTATCCAGAGGCAAACAAGCATTTACTCAACAGATTGAAGAACTAAAGAGACACCTTGAGGAAGAAATAAAG GCCAAGAACGCCCTGGCCCACGCCTTGCAATCCGCTCGCCATGACTGTGACTTGCTCCGGGAGCAGTATGAAGAAGAGCAGGAAGCCAAGGGTGAGCTGCAGCGCGCCCTGTCCAAGGCCAACAGTGAAGTGGCCCAGTGGAGAACCAAATATGAGACGGACGCCATTCAGCGCACGGAGGAACTGGAGGAGGCCAA GAAGAAGCTGGCGCAGCGTCTGCAGGAAGCGGAGGAACACGTTGAAGCTGTGAATGCCAAATGTGCTTCCCTGGAAAAGACAAAGCAGCGGCTGCAGAATGAAGTGGAGGACCTGATGATTGATGTGGAAAGGTCGAATGCTGCCTGCGCAGCtctggacaagaagcagaagaattTCGACAAG ATCCTGGCAGAGTGGAAGCAGAAGTATGAGGAAACGCAGGCTGAGCTGGAAGCCTCCCAGAAGGAGTCTCGCTCTCTCAGCACGGAGCTGTTTAAGATGAAGAATGCCTACGAGGAGTCCTTGGACCACCTGGAGACGCTGAAGCGGGAGAACAAGAACTTGCAGC AGGAGATTGCTGACCTGACGGAGCAGATTGCAGAGGGAGGAAAGGCCATTCATGAGCTGGAGAAAGTGAAGAAGCAGATTGAGCAGGAGAAATCTGAAATCCAGGCTGCTCTGGAGGAAGCTGAG GCCTCCCTAGAACATGAGGAGGGGAAGATCCTGCGCCTCCAGCTGGAGCTCAACCAGGTCAAGTCTGAGATTGACCGGAAGATAGCAGAAAAAGATGAGGAAATCGACCAGCTGAAGAGAAACCATCTGCGAGTTGTGGAGTCCTTGCAGAGCAGCCTGGATGCAGAGATCAGGAGCAGGAATGAAGCGCTGAGGCTGAAGAAGAAGATGGAGGGAGACCTGAATGAAATGGAGATCCAGCTGAGCCATGCCAACCGCGTGGCTGCAGAGGCCCAAAAGAACCTGAGGAACACACAGGCAGTGCTGAAG GATACCCAGATACACCTGGACGATGCTCTCAGGACACAGGAGGACCTGAAGGAGCAGGTGGCCATGGTGGAGCGCAGAGCAAACCTGTTGCAGGCTGAAATTGAGGAGCTACGGGCAGCCCTGGAGCAGACGGAGCGGTCGAGGAAAGTGgctgagcaggagctgctggatgcAACGGAACGTGTGCAGCTCCTCCACACCCAG AACACCAGCTTGATCAACACCAAGAAGAAGCTGGAAACGGACATTTCCCAAATCCAGAGTGAAATGGAGGATACGATCCAGGAAGCCCGCAATGCTGAAGAGAAAGCCAAGAAGGCCATCACAGAT GCAGCCATGATGGCAGAAGAGCTGAAGAAGGAGCAGGACACCAGCGCCCACCTGGAGAGGATGAAGAAGAACTTGGACCAGACAGTGAAGGACCTGCAGCTCCGCCTGGATGAGGCTGAGCAGCTGGCCCTGAAAGGAGGCAAGAAGCAaatccagaagctggaggccagg GTGCGGGAGCTGGAAGGGGAGGTTGATGCTGAGCAGAAGCGCAGCGCTGAAGCTGTGAAGGGTGTGCGCAAATACGAGAGGAGGGTGAAGGAGCTGACCTACCAG TCTGAGGAAGACCGGAAGAATATTCTCCGGCTCCAggacctggtggacaagctgcaAATGAAAGTGAAGTCCTACAAGAGACAGTCTGAAGAGGCT GAGGAGCTGTCCAATGTCAACCTCTCCAAATTCCGCAAGATCCAGCACGAGCTGGAGGAAGCCGAGGAGCGGGCTGACATTGCAGAGTCGCAGGTCAACAAGCTCCGAGCCAAGAGCCGGGAGTTTCATAGGAAGATCGAAGAGGAAGAGTGA